A window of the Dongshaea marina genome harbors these coding sequences:
- a CDS encoding type 2 periplasmic-binding domain-containing protein codes for MKKLCLLALLLFSSTTLAVEVEKFIYPNQPDNQRHAYMIQLLKMAVAKTESIYGPGEVLPSQKVMYEGRYLQEINHPHGGLNVIWTSTSYQKEKEMRPISIPLYRGLLGYRIALIDKSMQSRLSQVHSLCQLRDFSVGQGEHWGDVSIYEANHFKVVTNPVYPKLIEMLSDKRFSMLPLGATEIMGEYRFWKNKYPNLAIESSLLIHYPFAYYFFVNKEDKLRAERLQKGLEIMIKDGSLNRLFQQYYGHMLHILRITQRRIFNLENPQLPETTPQHRLALWFSPLISGTAATQVDCAE; via the coding sequence ATGAAAAAACTCTGCCTGCTAGCCCTTCTTCTTTTCTCATCCACCACACTGGCAGTTGAGGTTGAGAAGTTTATCTATCCCAATCAGCCTGATAACCAGCGCCACGCTTATATGATCCAGCTGCTCAAGATGGCCGTTGCCAAAACAGAATCTATCTATGGCCCGGGAGAGGTGCTCCCATCACAGAAGGTGATGTATGAGGGACGCTACCTTCAGGAGATCAATCACCCTCACGGTGGCCTTAACGTGATCTGGACCTCAACCTCCTATCAAAAAGAGAAAGAGATGCGCCCCATTTCTATCCCACTGTATCGGGGACTCCTGGGATATCGCATCGCCCTGATTGATAAATCGATGCAGAGCAGACTGTCCCAGGTCCACTCTCTGTGCCAACTCAGAGATTTCAGCGTTGGCCAGGGAGAGCACTGGGGCGATGTCAGTATTTATGAAGCGAACCACTTCAAGGTGGTTACCAATCCTGTCTATCCCAAACTTATTGAGATGCTGAGTGATAAGCGCTTTTCCATGCTGCCCCTGGGAGCCACAGAGATCATGGGAGAGTATCGATTCTGGAAGAACAAGTATCCCAACCTGGCCATCGAGTCCTCACTGCTCATTCACTACCCCTTTGCCTACTACTTCTTTGTGAACAAGGAAGATAAGCTGCGTGCCGAGCGATTACAAAAGGGTCTGGAGATCATGATCAAGGATGGAAGCCTGAATCGGTTGTTCCAGCAGTACTATGGCCATATGCTACACATTCTGCGGATCACCCAGCGACGGATCTTTAACCTGGAGAACCCACAACTGCCGGAAACAACCCCACAACATAGGTTGGCATTGTGGTTTTCTCCGCTGATCTCGGGTACGGCCGCCACCCAGGTGGATTGCGCAGAGTAG
- a CDS encoding cation-transporting P-type ATPase, producing the protein MAVPESDYWHALPESEVLSKVESSELGLSESQASERLQRDGYNRLNPASKRPWLLRFAQQFHNLLIYVLLVAAIVTSIVGHWVDTSVIIAVVVINALIGVVQEGKAEKALEAIRDMLSHQAMAKRDGSFNSINADELVLGDWVRLQPGDKVPADIRLFRTHNLQCDEALLTGESLPVDKHPGFVARELSLGDRTCMLYSGALITRGQGEGVVVATGEATELGRISALLKSVSTLITPLLRQLEQFARWLTVGILALALVMFVFGWVVREYGILDLFLAAVGLAVAAIPEGLPAIMTITLAIGVQHMARREAIIRRLPAVETLGSVTVICSDKTGTLTRNEMTARALVTRQHLIEITGSGYDLHGVVQSAAGIELELESEPWLGKLLRVGVLCNDTVMLPGAEGKAPQGDPMEAALMVLAYKSGLDVGLELQEWQRLDLIPFESQHRLMATLEHNHSGQRQISVKGAPESLLDLCTRQAIGEQTEPLNREYWEEQLELLACQGMRVLAVAHSEVSELVTSLHHEDLQQGLVFLGLIGFIDPPRSEAIHAVRLCQQAGISVKMITGDHLETAKAIGRMLGMSHCEAALSGSELEALSPEELQLKVQQVDIFARTSPEHKLRLVEALQAKGEVVAMTGDGVNDAPALKRADVGIAMGIKGTEVTKEAAEMVLTDDNFASIEHAIEQGRTVYDNLKKAILFILPTNGAQALSIMAAVVLGRQLPITPVQILWVNMVTAVTLALALAFEPSESKIMERPPRPAQEPLLSGFLLWRILLVSIILVSGTFGLFVWYRIEGAEIELARTVAVNTLVTFEIFYLFNARYFLQCSLSYQGFFENRYALLACGLLILLQLLFTYSLPMQQMFDTRPLDWVDWGRILIITSSVLWLVELEKALLRHFFKN; encoded by the coding sequence ATGGCTGTACCCGAGTCAGACTATTGGCATGCCCTGCCTGAGTCTGAGGTCCTCTCCAAGGTTGAAAGCTCTGAGTTGGGGCTCAGTGAGTCTCAGGCGTCCGAGCGCCTGCAGCGCGATGGCTATAATCGACTCAACCCCGCCTCCAAAAGACCCTGGCTACTTCGCTTTGCTCAGCAGTTTCACAACCTTTTGATCTATGTCCTGCTGGTGGCCGCGATAGTTACTTCTATTGTGGGTCACTGGGTTGATACCAGCGTTATTATCGCGGTCGTGGTTATCAACGCCCTGATCGGGGTGGTTCAGGAGGGAAAGGCTGAGAAGGCCCTGGAGGCGATTCGTGACATGCTCTCCCATCAGGCGATGGCCAAACGAGATGGAAGTTTCAATTCAATTAATGCCGATGAGCTGGTGTTAGGGGACTGGGTTCGCTTGCAGCCGGGGGATAAGGTCCCTGCTGATATTCGCCTGTTTCGTACTCATAACCTGCAATGTGACGAGGCTCTGTTGACCGGTGAATCCCTACCCGTAGATAAACATCCGGGCTTTGTGGCGCGGGAGCTCTCTTTAGGGGATCGCACCTGCATGCTTTATTCAGGGGCTCTCATCACCCGGGGCCAGGGGGAGGGGGTGGTGGTCGCAACAGGCGAAGCAACCGAGCTTGGACGGATCAGTGCCCTGTTAAAGAGTGTATCAACCCTCATTACTCCGCTTCTTCGGCAGTTGGAGCAGTTTGCCCGCTGGCTGACTGTTGGGATCCTGGCTCTGGCTCTGGTGATGTTTGTATTTGGCTGGGTTGTTCGTGAGTACGGGATTTTGGATCTCTTTCTGGCCGCGGTGGGATTGGCGGTGGCGGCAATCCCTGAGGGGCTACCGGCAATCATGACAATCACCCTTGCGATCGGGGTGCAACATATGGCCCGGCGTGAGGCGATCATCCGTCGTTTACCTGCGGTCGAGACCCTGGGTTCTGTGACGGTGATCTGTTCAGATAAGACGGGAACCCTCACCCGAAATGAGATGACGGCAAGAGCTCTGGTAACCCGGCAGCATCTGATTGAGATCACTGGTAGTGGTTATGATCTGCATGGCGTCGTCCAGTCTGCTGCGGGCATTGAGCTTGAGCTTGAGAGTGAGCCCTGGCTTGGAAAGTTACTGCGGGTTGGGGTGCTATGTAATGATACCGTGATGCTGCCCGGTGCTGAGGGGAAGGCTCCTCAGGGCGATCCCATGGAGGCTGCCTTGATGGTCTTGGCCTATAAGTCGGGTCTGGATGTTGGGTTGGAGCTTCAGGAGTGGCAGCGTCTTGATCTCATTCCCTTTGAGTCTCAGCATCGGCTGATGGCCACCCTGGAGCATAATCACAGTGGTCAGAGGCAGATCTCGGTGAAGGGGGCACCGGAGAGCCTGTTAGATCTCTGTACCCGGCAGGCGATCGGGGAGCAGACCGAGCCCCTCAACCGGGAGTATTGGGAGGAGCAACTGGAATTACTGGCTTGCCAGGGAATGCGGGTACTCGCCGTGGCGCACTCAGAAGTCTCTGAGTTGGTCACCTCGTTGCATCATGAAGATCTTCAGCAGGGGCTGGTTTTTCTGGGATTGATCGGGTTTATTGACCCGCCTCGTAGCGAGGCGATTCATGCGGTGCGCCTGTGTCAGCAGGCAGGGATCAGTGTCAAGATGATTACCGGCGATCATCTGGAGACGGCCAAGGCGATTGGCAGAATGCTTGGAATGAGCCATTGTGAGGCTGCGCTTTCGGGCTCAGAGCTGGAGGCCCTGAGCCCGGAGGAGCTCCAGCTCAAGGTGCAGCAGGTTGATATCTTTGCCCGGACCAGCCCCGAGCACAAGCTGAGACTGGTTGAAGCGCTGCAGGCCAAAGGTGAAGTGGTGGCCATGACAGGGGATGGGGTGAATGATGCGCCGGCCCTCAAGCGGGCAGATGTTGGGATCGCGATGGGAATCAAAGGGACTGAGGTGACCAAGGAAGCGGCAGAGATGGTTTTGACGGATGATAACTTTGCCTCAATTGAGCATGCGATTGAGCAGGGGCGAACCGTCTACGATAACCTTAAGAAGGCGATTCTGTTTATTCTGCCTACCAATGGTGCTCAGGCTTTGAGTATCATGGCTGCGGTTGTGTTAGGACGCCAGCTGCCGATTACTCCGGTACAGATCTTGTGGGTGAACATGGTCACGGCTGTGACTCTTGCTCTGGCTCTGGCCTTTGAGCCTTCAGAGTCTAAAATCATGGAGCGCCCTCCGAGACCTGCTCAGGAGCCTCTGCTGTCCGGTTTCCTGCTATGGCGGATCCTGCTGGTGTCTATCATCCTGGTGAGCGGAACCTTTGGCTTGTTTGTCTGGTATCGAATCGAGGGGGCTGAGATTGAGCTGGCACGCACTGTCGCGGTCAATACCCTGGTCACTTTTGAGATTTTTTATCTGTTTAATGCACGCTACTTCCTGCAATGCTCTTTGAGCTATCAGGGATTTTTTGAGAACCGTTATGCCCTGCTTGCCTGTGGACTGCTGATCCTGCTGCAGCTTCTTTTCACCTACAGCTTACCCATGCAGCAGATGTTTGACACCCGTCCTCTCGACTGGGTTGATTGGGGCAGGATCCTGATCATCACCTCTTCCGTGCTTTGGCTGGTGGAGCTCGAGAAGGCTCTGCTGCGTCACTTCTTCAAAAATTAA
- the cydD gene encoding heme ABC transporter permease/ATP-binding protein CydD codes for MNKTREKLIQRWLRQQTGRSKRWLRVAVGLGIANGLLLVGQAALLAHIISAIIIHQQAKAELLTPFIALIILFVARALCNWGKEICGFRAASEIRSSIRDQLLVHLQKLGPAFIQGKPAGSWSSMLLEQIEEMHEFFAKYIPQTKIAMYLPLIILVAVFPINWASGLLLLITAPLIPIFMILIGMGAADANRKNFQALSRLSAHFLDRLKGFRTLKLFNRGQAERREIEEASEHFRHRTMAVLRLAFLNSAVLEFFASVSIALVAVYFGFNYLGFYHYGSYGATVSLLTGLFVLFLAPEYFLPLRELGSQYHAKAQAIGAAETIYDFLHLESKQPPCGKNALKESNTIEITASDLEVLSAEGVTLAGPVSFEVKAGQQVAVVGRSGAGKSSLINCLLGFTPYRGSLTINGQELKTLDPESLRLQLGWLGQNPQLFSGSVADNLRLGNPELTQEQLWQALEETQAREFVEQKPRQLDFPVGEGGHGLSVGQAQRLALARMLLKPSCLLLLDEPTASLDRTNEQQITQALQRHSKGRTIIMVTHRIEQLQQQDKILVLSQGKLVESGSFEELSEQKGVFHDMLQQRDGRSLDE; via the coding sequence ATGAATAAGACTCGAGAAAAGCTGATCCAGCGCTGGCTCAGGCAACAAACCGGACGCAGTAAACGCTGGTTAAGAGTTGCGGTCGGACTGGGCATAGCCAACGGCCTGTTACTGGTCGGGCAGGCAGCCCTACTCGCCCATATCATCTCAGCTATCATCATCCATCAACAGGCTAAGGCGGAATTACTCACTCCCTTTATCGCCCTGATCATCTTGTTTGTCGCCCGGGCCCTATGTAATTGGGGCAAAGAGATTTGCGGCTTTCGGGCCGCATCCGAAATTCGCTCCAGTATCCGGGACCAGCTGCTGGTTCATCTGCAAAAACTCGGGCCCGCCTTTATTCAGGGTAAACCCGCGGGAAGCTGGAGCAGCATGCTCCTTGAGCAGATCGAAGAGATGCATGAGTTTTTTGCCAAATATATTCCCCAAACCAAAATCGCCATGTATCTGCCACTGATCATTCTGGTTGCTGTGTTCCCAATAAACTGGGCCAGTGGCCTGCTACTACTGATCACCGCACCGCTGATCCCCATTTTCATGATCCTGATCGGCATGGGCGCCGCCGATGCCAACCGTAAAAACTTTCAGGCTCTATCGAGGCTATCGGCCCACTTTCTGGACCGGCTCAAAGGGTTTCGAACCCTTAAGCTATTTAATCGTGGCCAAGCCGAGCGCCGTGAGATCGAGGAGGCTTCCGAACACTTTCGCCACCGTACCATGGCGGTGTTGCGACTTGCCTTTCTCAACAGCGCCGTCCTTGAGTTTTTCGCCTCCGTCTCTATCGCCCTGGTCGCCGTCTATTTTGGCTTCAACTATCTGGGCTTTTACCATTATGGGAGCTATGGCGCTACCGTATCCCTGTTGACCGGGCTTTTTGTACTGTTTCTGGCCCCGGAGTATTTCTTACCCTTGCGGGAGCTGGGATCTCAGTATCACGCCAAGGCCCAGGCGATCGGCGCTGCCGAAACCATCTATGACTTCCTGCATCTCGAGTCTAAACAGCCTCCCTGTGGCAAAAACGCTCTGAAGGAGAGCAACACCATTGAGATCACCGCCAGTGATCTGGAGGTTCTTAGCGCCGAAGGGGTAACTCTGGCCGGGCCGGTCAGTTTTGAAGTCAAAGCGGGCCAACAGGTCGCCGTGGTCGGACGCTCCGGCGCAGGTAAGAGCTCACTCATTAACTGTCTGCTGGGTTTTACCCCCTACCGGGGATCCCTGACCATCAATGGTCAGGAGCTCAAGACTCTTGATCCTGAAAGCTTGCGCCTGCAACTGGGCTGGCTTGGTCAAAATCCGCAATTATTCAGTGGTAGTGTTGCCGATAACCTGAGACTCGGAAATCCAGAGCTCACTCAAGAGCAGCTCTGGCAGGCCCTTGAAGAGACCCAGGCACGGGAGTTTGTTGAGCAAAAGCCCCGGCAGCTGGACTTTCCTGTCGGCGAGGGAGGCCATGGCCTGTCTGTCGGACAGGCGCAGCGGCTCGCCCTGGCGCGAATGCTCCTCAAACCCTCTTGTTTGCTACTACTGGATGAGCCAACCGCGAGTCTGGATAGAACCAATGAGCAACAGATCACCCAGGCACTACAGCGCCATAGCAAAGGGCGGACCATCATCATGGTGACCCATCGCATCGAGCAGCTTCAGCAGCAAGATAAGATCCTGGTGCTCTCCCAGGGCAAACTGGTTGAAAGTGGCTCTTTCGAAGAGCTCAGTGAACAAAAAGGTGTCTTTCATGACATGTTGCAACAGCGCGACGGGAGATCATTAGATGAGTGA
- the cydC gene encoding heme ABC transporter ATP-binding protein/permease CydC has product MSDLWPYLKLFRRHWLMLLAGLILAIATLFAGIGLLAISGWFLSASAVAGITFGALALTSFNYMTPAGGVRGFAITRTFFRWAERVVTHDATFRILSRLRCWFWEKIEPLSPNALQNYRQADLLNRLVADIDALDHVYLRLLTPLFAALFISMAVTAFLGYFSSSLAVVLGVIMLTMLIAMPLVFYKLGRAPGQAVAARKLTLRIALLDYLQGQAELLLFGGDRHYRQQINLHEAQLIRAQHAMAHLTGIANALIVLVSGWSTLLILWLAADGIGSHTPPGPMLAMVVFLTLASFEALMPLANAFQHLSTSISSARRLNQVLESAPEVTFPDRSNTKASHGQLNIQELQFSYDSDDRVLNNFNLKIAAGEKVALLGKTGCGKSTLLSLITRELQASQGSIMLDNHPLEQFDEASLRQSMAVVTQQVHIFSGTLKDNLLLANPQASDQQLLEALEQMELGYLAEGKFALNNWIGEGGRQLSGGEKRRLGIARALLHQAPLLLLDEPTEGLDASTEQSILQQLLSLSTHKTLLMITHRLAALESLDRICLMEAGTIRCQGSHQELLQSDPYYRMLNQRIGI; this is encoded by the coding sequence ATGAGTGATTTATGGCCCTACCTCAAGCTTTTTCGGCGCCACTGGCTGATGTTGTTGGCGGGCTTGATCCTCGCCATCGCAACCTTGTTTGCAGGAATTGGCTTGTTAGCCATTTCCGGATGGTTTCTCTCGGCCTCCGCAGTGGCCGGGATCACCTTTGGTGCACTGGCCCTGACCAGTTTTAACTATATGACACCAGCCGGTGGTGTCCGGGGTTTTGCTATTACCCGGACCTTCTTTCGCTGGGCCGAGCGGGTGGTCACCCATGATGCGACCTTCCGCATTCTCAGCCGCCTTCGCTGCTGGTTCTGGGAGAAGATAGAGCCCCTCTCCCCCAACGCACTACAGAACTATCGTCAGGCCGATCTGCTGAACCGGCTGGTCGCCGATATTGACGCCCTGGATCATGTCTACCTGCGCCTGCTGACCCCTCTTTTTGCCGCCCTGTTTATCAGCATGGCCGTGACCGCCTTTCTGGGGTACTTCTCCTCATCCCTTGCAGTGGTTCTCGGAGTGATTATGCTGACGATGCTAATCGCCATGCCTCTGGTGTTCTACAAGCTGGGACGGGCTCCGGGACAAGCAGTTGCGGCTCGTAAACTAACTCTGAGGATCGCCCTGCTGGATTACCTGCAGGGGCAGGCAGAACTACTGCTGTTCGGTGGCGATCGCCATTATCGTCAGCAGATCAACCTGCATGAGGCCCAGCTGATCCGTGCTCAGCACGCTATGGCTCACCTGACAGGAATTGCCAACGCCCTGATTGTTCTGGTCAGTGGCTGGTCAACGCTGCTGATACTGTGGCTGGCCGCCGATGGGATTGGCTCTCATACTCCCCCTGGCCCCATGCTGGCGATGGTGGTGTTCCTGACCCTCGCCTCTTTTGAAGCCCTGATGCCACTAGCCAATGCATTCCAGCACCTGTCTACCAGTATCAGCTCAGCTCGCAGACTCAATCAGGTGCTTGAAAGCGCACCTGAGGTCACTTTCCCGGATCGCAGCAATACCAAGGCCAGCCATGGTCAGTTGAATATACAGGAGCTGCAGTTTTCCTATGACTCAGATGATAGGGTACTGAATAACTTTAACCTCAAGATTGCGGCCGGTGAAAAGGTGGCCCTGCTGGGAAAAACGGGTTGTGGTAAATCCACTTTGCTCAGTCTCATCACCCGTGAGCTCCAGGCCAGCCAGGGTAGCATCATGTTGGATAATCACCCTCTTGAGCAGTTCGATGAAGCCTCACTTCGTCAATCAATGGCGGTGGTAACCCAGCAGGTTCATATCTTTAGTGGCACGCTCAAAGATAACCTGCTGCTGGCAAACCCACAGGCTAGCGACCAGCAGCTGCTCGAGGCCCTTGAGCAGATGGAGCTGGGTTACCTTGCTGAGGGTAAGTTTGCTCTCAATAACTGGATTGGTGAGGGAGGACGTCAGCTTTCAGGTGGCGAGAAGCGCCGCCTTGGCATCGCCCGTGCTCTGCTCCATCAGGCGCCGCTATTACTGCTCGACGAGCCGACGGAAGGACTGGACGCCAGTACCGAGCAGAGCATTCTGCAACAGCTTTTGTCTCTTTCAACCCACAAAACTTTGCTGATGATCACTCACAGGCTGGCAGCACTGGAGTCATTAGATAGGATCTGCCTGATGGAGGCCGGTACCATCCGCTGTCAGGGATCCCATCAGGAGCTTCTGCAGAGCGATCCCTATTACCGGATGCTTAATCAGCGGATCGGGATCTAA
- a CDS encoding type 2 periplasmic-binding domain-containing protein gives MRYLWHLILLILLLPIFSTKAAQQFIYPRQPDNQRHAYLIELLKLAIDKTTANYGAASVLPSKKPMFEGRYIKSLLSNKGDVTVIWTSTSFDKEQQMLPVRIPLYRGLLGYRIPLIDRSSQAKLTNIDSLCMLRELRIGQGAHWGDVAIYQENGFKVTTTPIYHNLVQMLSRHRFDLLPLGITEIITEQSYWQQRYPHLVIESSLLIHYPFAYYFFVNKKEQQMAARLAAGLETMLNDGSFDQLFEKHYARDLETLKLNQRRLFELSNPELPPSTPLHRLSLWFKPLISPSLVHSDQC, from the coding sequence ATGCGATATCTCTGGCACTTGATACTGCTGATCCTGCTCCTTCCAATTTTTTCGACCAAGGCTGCACAGCAATTTATCTATCCCAGGCAGCCGGATAACCAGCGCCATGCTTATCTGATTGAGCTTCTTAAGCTGGCCATTGATAAAACGACCGCCAACTATGGTGCCGCCTCGGTACTTCCCTCCAAGAAGCCGATGTTTGAGGGGCGTTATATCAAATCACTTCTGAGCAACAAAGGTGATGTCACCGTCATCTGGACCTCGACCTCCTTTGATAAAGAGCAGCAGATGCTCCCGGTCAGGATTCCACTATACAGGGGACTGCTGGGATACCGTATTCCCCTGATCGATCGCAGCTCCCAGGCAAAATTGACCAATATCGACTCCCTCTGCATGCTGCGTGAACTGCGCATCGGACAGGGCGCCCATTGGGGAGATGTAGCCATCTATCAGGAGAATGGTTTTAAGGTCACGACCACCCCCATCTACCACAATCTGGTGCAGATGCTCAGTCGTCATCGCTTTGACCTGTTACCTCTTGGGATCACCGAGATCATCACCGAGCAAAGCTACTGGCAACAAAGGTATCCGCACCTGGTGATAGAGTCCTCCCTGCTTATCCATTACCCATTTGCCTACTACTTCTTTGTCAATAAAAAGGAACAGCAGATGGCTGCTCGCCTCGCCGCAGGGCTGGAGACGATGCTGAACGATGGCAGCTTTGATCAACTCTTTGAGAAGCACTATGCCCGGGACTTAGAAACCCTCAAGCTCAATCAGCGACGCCTGTTTGAGCTGAGCAACCCGGAGCTTCCTCCCTCGACGCCACTGCACCGTCTGTCGCTATGGTTTAAGCCCCTTATCTCACCCAGCCTGGTTCACTCGGATCAATGTTAG
- the arcA gene encoding two-component system response regulator ArcA, with protein MQTPQILIVEDELVTRNTLKSIFEAEGYAVSEATDGDEMYQILSQNPVNLVIMDINLPGKNGLLLARELREQHNVALMFLTGRDNEVDKILGLEIGADDYITKPFNPRELTIRARNLLSRTMNAAVQEDKKAVERYSFNGWILEINSRSLVSPTGESFKLPRSEFRALLHFCEHPGQIQTRAELLKKMTGRELKPHDRTVDVTIRRIRKHFESIADTPEIIATIHGEGYRFCGDLDQE; from the coding sequence ATGCAAACACCACAAATCCTGATCGTTGAAGACGAATTGGTTACTCGCAACACACTCAAAAGTATTTTCGAAGCTGAAGGATACGCCGTATCTGAAGCGACGGACGGCGATGAGATGTACCAAATCCTGTCACAGAATCCAGTCAATCTGGTGATCATGGATATCAATCTGCCAGGTAAAAATGGCCTGTTGCTGGCAAGAGAGTTGCGTGAGCAACACAATGTGGCCCTAATGTTTCTGACTGGTCGTGATAATGAAGTCGATAAGATCCTCGGCCTTGAGATCGGAGCAGATGACTATATCACCAAGCCATTTAACCCTCGTGAGCTGACTATTCGGGCACGTAACCTTCTGAGCCGCACCATGAATGCAGCCGTTCAGGAAGATAAAAAAGCGGTCGAGCGCTACAGCTTCAACGGCTGGATTCTGGAGATCAACAGCCGCTCTCTGGTCAGCCCCACGGGTGAAAGCTTCAAGCTGCCACGCAGTGAATTCCGTGCCCTGCTTCACTTCTGTGAGCACCCGGGTCAGATCCAGACTCGCGCCGAACTGCTCAAGAAGATGACAGGCCGTGAGCTGAAGCCTCACGACAGAACAGTCGATGTAACCATTCGCCGGATCCGCAAGCACTTTGAGAGCATTGCCGATACTCCGGAGATCATCGCCACCATCCATGGCGAAGGCTATCGCTTCTGCGGCGATCTTGATCAGGAATAA
- a CDS encoding DUF3293 domain-containing protein — protein MRNQACFGDNHSLWKLYQEIFFIFPEPYPESIHFAIITACNPDGMLLDARSNQQRDRELVSFIERRGWDSRVLWGCARDLNHYELSHGICCSREEAIRLARTFNQKAFYWCTQGELWLETATMEPHEAIHLTLLGERLLPMPADWGHRVSHSQQISQLQTPIGKTREPD, from the coding sequence ATGCGTAATCAAGCGTGTTTTGGAGATAATCATTCACTCTGGAAGCTATATCAGGAGATCTTCTTTATCTTCCCTGAGCCCTATCCTGAATCCATTCATTTTGCGATTATTACCGCCTGTAATCCGGATGGGATGTTACTGGATGCCCGGAGTAACCAACAGCGAGACCGGGAGCTGGTATCCTTCATCGAACGCCGGGGTTGGGATTCGCGAGTGTTGTGGGGTTGTGCCCGGGATCTGAACCATTATGAGCTCAGTCATGGGATCTGCTGCTCCCGGGAAGAAGCGATTCGCTTGGCTCGTACTTTTAATCAAAAAGCATTTTATTGGTGTACCCAGGGGGAGTTATGGCTGGAGACGGCGACCATGGAGCCTCATGAGGCAATTCACCTGACCCTCCTGGGGGAGCGGCTGCTGCCGATGCCGGCGGACTGGGGGCACAGGGTCAGCCATAGCCAGCAGATTTCACAGCTGCAGACTCCTATCGGGAAAACCCGCGAGCCGGACTGA
- a CDS encoding adenylosuccinate synthetase, with amino-acid sequence MSSIVVVGANWGDEGKGRIVDYLAGDASASVRFQGGNNAGHTVVNEFGTFKLHQLPSGVFNPDCTAILGPGMVISPEPLTQELSEIRSAGVEVNICISDRATLCLPLHALEDTLEEERLGEGAYGSTRQGIAPAYGDRVMKKGILVGWLKQPEVLLERIQFMLDWKLPQLKALYPSFEFSQSAREMTDWLLEVSAPWRDAICNVSEPLKALRSEGKNMLFEAQLGAGRDLVFGEYPWTTSSNVTSAYAGIGSGLPALRPERVIAVAKSFSSSVGTGTLITAMEEQDNFREASNEYGAVTGRPRDMGYFDAVATRNGVELQAATEIALTKIDCLSGMRDLKICTAYAGEHSENPIWPQTATLAPVYEALEGWDEDISGCRTFESLPAAAQNYVLRIEELMGVPVSMVSVGPEREQMILR; translated from the coding sequence ATGTCGTCTATCGTTGTTGTGGGTGCTAACTGGGGTGATGAAGGCAAGGGCCGAATCGTGGACTATCTGGCGGGAGATGCCTCTGCAAGTGTCCGTTTTCAGGGAGGCAACAACGCCGGACATACTGTGGTCAATGAGTTTGGGACCTTTAAGCTGCATCAATTGCCAAGTGGCGTGTTTAATCCCGATTGTACCGCGATCTTGGGTCCCGGGATGGTGATCAGCCCTGAGCCTCTGACCCAGGAGCTTTCTGAGATCCGCAGCGCCGGAGTTGAGGTGAATATCTGTATCTCAGACCGGGCCACCCTCTGTTTACCTCTGCATGCCCTGGAAGATACTCTCGAAGAGGAGCGTCTGGGAGAGGGAGCTTATGGCTCAACCCGTCAGGGGATCGCGCCTGCCTATGGCGACCGGGTGATGAAAAAGGGGATCCTGGTGGGCTGGCTGAAGCAACCCGAGGTCCTGCTTGAGCGCATTCAGTTCATGCTGGACTGGAAGCTGCCCCAGCTCAAGGCGCTTTATCCATCGTTTGAGTTTAGCCAAAGTGCCCGGGAGATGACCGACTGGCTGTTGGAGGTTTCAGCGCCCTGGCGCGATGCGATCTGTAATGTCTCTGAGCCCCTCAAGGCTTTACGCTCTGAGGGTAAAAACATGCTGTTTGAAGCCCAACTAGGTGCCGGACGGGATCTGGTGTTTGGGGAGTACCCCTGGACGACCTCCTCCAATGTCACCTCGGCTTACGCTGGCATCGGCAGTGGCCTGCCGGCACTGCGCCCGGAGCGGGTGATCGCGGTGGCTAAATCCTTTAGCTCATCTGTAGGGACCGGAACTCTCATCACCGCCATGGAAGAGCAGGACAATTTCCGTGAGGCCTCTAACGAATATGGTGCCGTGACCGGACGCCCCCGTGATATGGGGTATTTTGATGCGGTTGCGACCCGTAACGGGGTGGAGCTGCAGGCGGCGACCGAGATCGCATTGACTAAGATTGATTGCCTGAGCGGGATGCGCGATCTGAAGATCTGTACCGCCTACGCCGGAGAGCATAGTGAAAACCCGATCTGGCCACAGACGGCGACTCTGGCTCCCGTCTATGAGGCCCTGGAGGGCTGGGATGAGGATATTAGCGGATGCCGTACCTTCGAGAGCCTGCCGGCGGCAGCGCAAAACTATGTGCTGCGAATCGAAGAGCTGATGGGAGTTCCCGTGAGCATGGTCTCTGTGGGGCCCGAGCGCGAGCAGATGATCCTGCGCTAA